TCGATTTTTTGTGTATTAGAGATATGAGCGTGCAGAATTCTAACCGGGGTCAAGGATCGACTATTATCTTCCGCCAAGGGAATGACTAATACCCTATGCTCTGAATGTGCAGACGAATGATTTTCCATTATGAGATACTCCTACCAAGGTAACTTTGTACTGTTTTGCAAGGCGATCGCACTGCTTTTGTGCCAAAGGTTTAGTTTTTGCGTGTATTGGCTCATCCCATACCTCGCCTTCCATTTCGGGATCTTCAAGATATTCTGAACTCAATATCCTTCCGCTTGCTGTGGCGTGAACCCTGCGCCCATCCGATAACTGCCACACGTAGTAAGCCGTTCCACCTATTGTGGCAACTACAACCAAAACACAACCTACGCCCGCAGTTCCGGCGCAAAACGCAGCAGGAGCTAATACTGCGGGATTAGCTTTGACTGGTGGAGAAAAAGATGGGATTGACAATGCAATCGCCGCCCCAATAGCAACAAATTTCTGATTTTTTGGCATAATAAAATTGATCGACTAAAACAAGGCGCTGCTTTTCCCGCTAAGAATAATGCAGCGCCTTGTCTTTTATTTTACCCTTCTCCCTTGCCTTGCGTCAACTGGTTAGCGTAAGATGAAAACAAACGATCAGGTGTAACAATGAGAGAGCTAAGAGAAAAACAGGGATTGAGAACAGTTGATGTTGCCAGTAGGTTAAAAATAGGCGAGTCAACTGTGAGGAATTGGGAGAAAGGAAGAACAATCCCGAAACTTAGGGTTGATCAGCTTGAGGAGTTGCTTGAGTTGTATGGCTGCACATTTGAGGAGTTCATGCAGTCGGTAAAACTTATAAATAGCAAAGCAGACTAATCACCCACCTTGCTATTACACTTGTGATGGTTGCACTAAGCTAATTAATTTTAGCTTGGGCGCTTTGTTGTGGCAGCAATTTCACCATTAGTTCTACTTTTTCAAGCCGTAGATCAAGCATCTCCTGTTGTAAAAAACCTCACAGGCTTGGTCAAAAAGAATTTTGACGTAGTTACTACCCTAAGTTTCGCCTATAACCAAGTCCAACAAAGCATTCAAAGCCTTGCCGCCCAAGGACAAAAGGCTTACGACCTACTAATCGGTCAAAACGTTGCCCTTCAACAACAGTTACTCAGCACCCAAGCAACCCTAGCAGCCACCAATAAAGTTATTGCCAATGGCGTAGAAGTTACCGACCCTACCAAAGCGATTCAAGCATTAGAGGGGCCAGTTAATGACGCGGTGGCACGCCTACGCAAAGGCTCACTAGAGTTAGTCGGTGTCACTTCATCTCAATTAATCCCACTATTCCAAATTACCGCGCAATCCTCTGCAAGTATCGGCGCAAACTTAGAACAGAGTGCAGACTTAACGTTGTCGTTCGCCGCAGCCCTCGGAACACTCTCAATCCCCCTCGACCAAGCCCGCCAAGAATTAAATTCGATTTACACCGCTCAAATTACCTCAGACTCCCAACTCGCCAAATCCCTTGGACTGAACAACGAGATGGTCAACCAGTGGCGATCGCAAGGTATTTTAGTTGCCAAGCTAACAGAACGCCTCGGTGCTTTTCGTGCCGGGAATGCCCTTGCAGCCCAAACAATAGAAGGCGTTTCTAGTAATATCCAAGAAATTTTCGAGGAAATCACCCGTGTAGCAGGCGCACCCCTCCTCAAGCCATTAGTGCAACAGCTAAACGTTCTCTATAACTTTCTCAACCAAAACAAAGACACAATCCAAGCGATCGCCGCCTCATCCGTTCAATTTTTCCTAGATATTGCCACCAAACTAGGCGATGCCATCAAAACCCTAGAACCAGTACTCACACAGCTATTCAGCGCCGCATTCTCCCAATTCACAGCAGAAGGGCAAGCCGCAGCCGGAGTAATCACAATCTTGGTAGATGGGTTAGCCGCATTAATCAAAGCCAGCGCCCCGCTACTGCAAGTACTCGCCAATGTTGTTTCACTGCTTGCCGCATTTTCCAATAGCCCAATTGGCTCAATAGTTTTACAAGCCACCTTGCTTGTCGGGATTTTAACCACACTTGCCCCCGTAGTTGCCTCTGTTACAACCGCCTTTGCTGCCGCCTCTGCCACAATAGGAACAGTTTCAACCTTATTCGCTGCCCTTGCCACAGGTGGTATTCCCGCTTTTACTTCCGCCCTGCTTGCCGCAGCCACCGCAGCGATCGCACCCCTGCTTCCCTTAATCGCCCTTGGTGGCGCAATCTCTGTCGCTTTGATTATCAAGCAAACAGGCGATTTGAAGCAAGTCAACGAAGAACTAGAGACATTTAGGGAACAAAACGACCTCCTGAGTGAAGAATCCCTACGCCTCGCCACCCGCCTCAAGTCCCTCAACGAACTAGAACGCGCCAACGGCAAACTCACCGCCGAACAAGCCAAACAACGCCAAGGTTTGCAACGTATTAGCGCCAGCCAAGTACAATCCCTTCAAGCCCAAATTGAAGCAATTAAACAGTTACGTCCTGCCAACGAAGAACAAAAACGCACCCAAGAAATTCAAATCGCTCAACTTGAGCGTATGGTTAGCCTACTCAATAAACAATCAGGCTCAGTCAAGTTAGTCGCCCAAGATATTCCCCAACTCGGTAACTCCTACCAACAGCTACAAAAGAAAGTAGGTGATGCCCTGGCTCAATTCGATAAACCCGCCAGCGCCGACCAATTCAAAGCCGCTTCTAAATCCCTCGTGGATTTCACAAATCAACAGGTACAGGCAGGCGACATCTCAACCCAAGAGGCAGTA
This genomic interval from Aulosira sp. FACHB-615 contains the following:
- a CDS encoding helix-turn-helix transcriptional regulator translates to MRELREKQGLRTVDVASRLKIGESTVRNWEKGRTIPKLRVDQLEELLELYGCTFEEFMQSVKLINSKAD